A single window of Neospora caninum Liverpool complete genome, chromosome XII DNA harbors:
- a CDS encoding putative WD-repeat protein, protein MECQRSWYEAVPAREGFPSVIWSLAFSPDGSRLLVAVGSCLLVYDPVNGKVLQTLKAHKDTVYAVTYNKTGKLFASGGADKSVIIWTAPGAGWRKYSHSDSIQCLAFNPVTLQLASATAVDLGLWSPEVCSVGKQKLPAKACCMDWTPDGNHLALGNFFLVGGSSGSLSLWSHEGVRLAKIGQIQDWVWACAVHPSCSQIIAGSNAGELHMYNISFPIVHALYQDRYAHRDRLTDVVVQHMQLEQSVRLRCRSLVKKIAVFRASLAVLLAGEVVLYSADPTDPDDMRYHESARIKQAFDCSLMLVTSSYLVRCTKAKLLLYSLTGAFEREWNLGSVIRYIKVVGGPPAAEGILAGLKNGQVVEIFTNNPFPITLVEQTHSIACLDLSLLRTKLATVDSTQRLTVYDLATKEVLYTESNVTSAAWNLVMDEMLAYTGNNTLSIRHGTLEPRRQRLQGLVVGFRGSKIYCLKSQSIQTCDFPQSASLYPYIDMKNFAAAYEVACLGVTASDWLSLALSALANLEFVFAAKAFTRLRDFRGIRLVQQVQNASSTKRELSPVAKAHNAAGFVAAYQGKFDDAALHWLNAGQAHLAVEMFTDLRRWADAEKWAEKVKDSAVAPACREAMLSLQNADEEPHRGNNETWKSATQTQTPTPTLKRREETLPQAVSEEEKGDLLFAAKVYATSKQLRRAVELYGQIGAVDKIISIVRGDLSSDAENILRAAFAIFKRHRHFAFAREASQKLGDKKLLAHLLVEHCRWEEAFLLAKQQPAVMEDVYIPWADHLVQSDRFDEAALAGSLARAFIDSAFPIGFKEQSIPSQ, encoded by the exons ATGGAGTGTCAGAGATCTTGGTACGAAGCAGTCCCGGCTCGGGAAGGGTTTCCCAGCGTCATTTGGAGTCTGGCTTTTAGTCCTGATGgatctcgccttctcgttgcTGTGGGCAGCTGCCTCCTAGTTTACGACCCTGTGAACGGGAAAGTCCTCCAGACTCTCAAAGCGCATAAGGACACAGTGTACGCTGTTACATACAACAAAACTGGGAAGCTCTTCGCCTCGG GGGGGGCGGACAAATCCGTGATAATTTGGACTGCCCCGGGTGCAGGATGGCGCAAGTATAGCCACAGCGACAGCATCCAGTGCCTCGCATTCAATCCTGTAACTCTCCAGCTCGCGAGCGCAACAGCGGTCGACCTCGGTCTCTGGTCCCCTGAAGTATGTTCTGTGGGCAAGCAGAAACTGCCAGCTAAAGCTTGCTGTATGGACTGGACGCCCGACGGCAATCATCTAGCCCTCG GCAACTTCTTCCTGGTCGGAGGATCGAGCGGATCACTCTCTCTGTGGAGCCACGAAGGCGTTCGTCTCGCGAAAATCGGCCAGATTCAGGACTGGGTGTGGGCCTGTGCAGTCCATCCCAGCTGTTCACAGATTATCGCTGGAAGTAATGCTGGAGAGTTGCACATGTACAACATCTCCTTCCCGATTGTTCACGCCTTGTACCAAGACCGCTATGCCCACCGTGACAGACTTACTGACGTCGTCGTTCAGCATATGCAGCTGGAACAAAGCGTGCGCTTACG GTGCCGGAGTCTGGTGAAAAAGATCGCGGTTTTCAGAGCATCGCTGGCGGTTCTGCTGGCGGGAGAAGTCGTCCTCTACTCCGCAGACCCGACGGACCCAGACGACATGAGATACCATGAAAGCGCCCGTATCAAGCAAGCTTTCGACTGCTCCCTGATGCTGGTCACGTCCTCCTATCTCGTCCGGTGCACGAAAGCGAAGTTGCTGCTCTACTCTCTGACGG GCGCCTTTGAGAGAGAATGGAACCTGGGATCGGTGATCAGATATATAAAAGTCGTCGGCGGGCCTCCTGCAGCGGAGGGCATCCTCGCGGGACTGAAGAACGGCCAAGTTGTCGAGATCTTCACCAACAACCCTTTTCCAATCACCCTCGTGGAGCAGACGCATTCGATCGCCTGTCTTGATCTTTCTTTGCTACGGACCAAGCTGGCCACAGTGGATTCCACTCAGCGCCTAACCGTCTACGACCTCGCCACCAAGGAGGTGCTCTACACAGAATCTAACGTCACGTCTGCTGCATGGAATCTCGTTATGGACGAGATGCTCGCTTACACAGGCAACAACACTCTCTCGATCAGACACG GAACGCTGGAGCCACGGAGACAACGCCTGCAGGGGTTGGTGGTCGGATTCCGGGGATCGAAGATTTATTGTCTGAAATCGCAATCTATTCAGACTTGCGATTTTCCTCAATCCGCCTCCCTGTACCCGTACATTGATATGAAAAATTTCGCTGCTGCATACGAAGTCGCATGCCTGGGGGTCACTGCCTCCGACTGGCTTTCTCTGGCTCTATCTGCTTTAGCCAACCTCGAGTTCGTCTTTGCAGCGAAAGCCTTCACGAGACTACGGGACTTCCGAGGCATCAGACTCGTCCAGCAAGTTCAAAACGCTTCTTCCACAAAGCGCGAGCTGTCGCCAGTTGCGAAGGCACACAATGCTGCAGGCTTTGTGGCGGCCTACCAAGGCAAATTTGACGACGCTGCGCTGCACTGGCTGAACGCTGGCCAGGCACATTTAGCTGTGGAGATGTTTACTGATTTGCGAAGGTGGGCAGATGCAGAAAAGTGGGCAGAAAAGGTCAAAGACAGCGCAGTGGCTCCCGCATGTAGAGAAGCAATGCTCAGCCTGCAGAACGCCGACGAGGAACCTCACCGAGGGAACAACGAGACATGGAAGTCGGCGACGCAAACCCAGACCCCGACCCCCACTCTtaaacgaagagaggaaacgctaCCGCAG GCCGTTtcagaggaggagaaaggtgATCTCCTTTTTGCTGCCAAGGTGTACGCGACCTCAAAACAGTTACGACGAGCCGTGGAGCTGTATGGGCAAATCGGCGCCGTAGATAAAATCATCTCCATCGTACGAGGCGACCTTTCCTCTGACGCGGAGAACATCCTTCGGGCTGCGTTCGCTATCTTCAAGAGACACCGGCACTTTGCCTTCGCAAGAGAGGCGTCACAGAAGCTCGGTGACAAGAAGCTGCTAGCGCATTTGCTCGTTGAGCACTGCCGATGGGAAGAGGCTTTCTTGCTTGCCAAACAG CAACCCGCGGTGATGGAAGACGTGTATATTCCCTGGGCTGATCATCTGGTTCAATCGGACAGGTTCGATGAAGCCGC GTTGGCAGGCTCGCTTGCCAGAGCCTTCATCGACTCCGCATTCCCAATCGGATTCAAGGAGCAATCGATTCCCTCACAATGA
- a CDS encoding putative zinc finger (CCCH type) protein — MKPGSVERDGGTGTPPVYEQPPAGVNSPLMNATERFVCEREDVQTRLTTEDEAVKVAAKVDVGSGSACADPVSGYSWPSTTVLNVANPEELCMDTLLHAPGTQSTLDAPHNSDADVLLASTSSTTETGLLRRSPSSCDAMSSFERERLLEQRRLQAQVLHLQRKVILQEQLLLQQQGQLTGYAADRGGGDDRDRSDAAALACNISTSKFGKDDGKARRGRNEIKGFQGRSSFLPEKLRGGRGAVPSTGSGRTSGALEPAPGTGAGSEPRSRQENAKSRSGSAADAELQEYVATKKLSEGRKVGEESLKRELVAGRVGVAPGGRDSRSQSFSGSAAQGCVGFYGGRSLKDALSPEDAQRAHEGKRDKEEESEGSGYAVSGAPRTLGQGGRVGNRCRAQSDFTDGSFKKKAGRIEDQFFRIKLCPKYMRGLCRKGARCSYAHAEEELRDVPNLWKTKLCTAFRLGKPCPLEASCPYAHGEEELRSTADYYKTKLCKFWMREGRCDAGKACRHAHGDQELRKRNYRHTELEKFALRHHLDMRQLLDEFRTGRVPVAIQDLVSTSTVVGSGAGRSHGGASPISSQGQSSACENHGRPRFFSFTAACVERKPRSNSGESSRLGISASRRGLNDDASSSSGRDEGPATGSGPASEGAANSGGKAGGPGQLPGGKPYRGQGTASFPIGGAQPAGCGGEVLEGERRGGHRGGSLSHFHLSHGHQYRGGGRGGRHRHGHHQRHRFDTHQSLHRLHQSGVVPATADALKGTPLGVPVVAATAGGPPYGIAPGVTPYGSLCQQQAYPYALNYTTNLAACGGLHAAAAAVAAAAVAQQHQHLEVAAKVAGTPLYPGVDPYLGAPYNSNFPGGGIPYSASVPAGAYATAGPSSSGTAGCASAPFTPASRPYSPPGGPYSARTASTTGATPSPQTSYSGHGNLPFSPPCPGSSPRGSPDRETATPSAVLHAAATGTMYPGGTPTAEIGAGAARAAGDPGSFASATQYSHGQLAGATTNAVYSAIPGSAVNPSGETAGMCHGECLSAAAQAGTEGSGWMTPGCGRVSDRLRQTGAMDRASLGSLLSTGLTVPASGASMVDRASVPDHPIAMCAIPGVATGASFCQWATGSASPAGLPGTAGPAISPFYVPTSTYPVYPATHAPAVARMQHLTEIDTGVGRENSVQSE, encoded by the exons ATGAAACCAGGCTCGGTTGAACGTGACGGCGGGACTGGTACACCCCCAGTGTACGAACAGCCGCCTGCAGGAGTGAATAGCCCGTTGATGAACGCCACGGAGCGTTTCGTGTGTGAGAGGGAAGACGTGCAGACGCGACTGACCaccgaagacgaagcggtCAAAGTAGCAGCAAAGGTGGATGTGGGTAGCGGGAGTGCTTGCGCGGATCCTGTGTCGGGATACAGCTGGCCCTCGACTACGGTCCTCAACGTCGCGAATCCGGAGGAACTGTGTATGGACACTCTGCTTCACGCTCCTGGTACCCAAAGTACACTGGACGCTCCGCATAACAGCGACGCGGACGTGTTGTTAGCTTCCACTTCAAGCACGACAGAGACGGGGCTGCTCAGGCGGTCCCCGTCATCGTGCGACGCGATGTCGAGTTTTGAACGTGAACGCCTTCTTGAGCAAAGAAGGCTACAAGCCCAAGTGCTTCACCTTCAAAGGAAAGTTATCCTTCAGGAGCAGTTGCTCCTGCAGCAGCAGGGGCAGTTGACGGGGTACGCGGCGGACCGagggggaggcgacgacCGGGACAGGTCGGACGCAGCGGCGCTTGCGTGCAACATTTCCACTTCAAAATTTGGAAAAGATGACGGAAAAGCTCGGCGAGGGCGCAACGAGATCAAAGGGTTTCAGGGACGGAGCAGCTTTCTCCCTGAAAAACTCAGAGGCGGGAGGGGCGCCGTTCCGTCGACTGGCTCTGGACGCACAAGTGGAGCACTCGAGCCGGCGCCTGGCACAGGGGCCGGGTCGGAGCCAAGGTCTAGacaggagaacgcgaagTCGCGGAGCGGCAGCGCTGCAGATGCCGAACTGCAGGAGTAtgtggcgacgaagaagctaAGTGAAGGACGGAAGGTCGGTGAAGAAAGCTTGAAGAGGGAACTCGTGGCGGGGCGCGTAGGCGTGGCGCCGGGAGGTCGCGACTCGCGCAGCCAGTCCTTCTCTGGGTCGGCTGCGCAGGGCTGCGTAGGGTTTTATGGCGGCCGAAGCTTGAAGGACGCGTTATCGCCTGAAGACGCCCAGCGAGCTCatgaaggaaagagagacaaggaggaagagagcgaaggcagcgGTTACGCAGTGTCTGGCGCCCCAAGGACACTAGGACAGGGCGGCCGCGTGGGGAATCGGTGCAGAGCGCAGAGCGATTTTACTGACGGTTCTTTCAAGAAGAAAGCCGGTCGTATCGAAGATCAGTTTTTCCG AATCAAGCTCTGCCCCAAGTACATGCGGGGTCTGTGCCGAAAAGGGGCGCGCTGCTCGTACGCCCACGCCGAGGAGGAACTCCGAGATGTGCCGAACCTGTGGAAAACAAAGTTGTGCACGGCTTTCCGTCTT GGGAAACCATGCCCACTGGAAGCGTCTTGCCCCTACGCAcacggcgaggaggaacTGCGGTCTACTGCGGACTACTACAAG ACAAAACTGTGCAAGTTTTGGATGCGAGAAGGACGATGCGACGCTGGGAAAGCGTGCCGACATGCACATGGAGACCAAGAACTGCGCAAGAGAAA CTACCGTCACACGGAACTGGAGAAGTTCGCCCTGCGGCACCACTTGGATATGCGCCAGCTTCTGGACGAGTTTCGCACCGGGCGCGTTCCGGTGGCGATTCAGGATCTGGTCTCCACCAGCACCGTCGTGGGTTCTGGAGCTGGACGCAGTCACGGAGGCGCTTCCCCGATTAGCAGCCAAGGCCAGTCGAGTGCATGCGAAAATCACGGCCGCCCGCggtttttctccttcaccgctgcatgcgttgagCGGAAACCGAGAAGCAACTCGGGGGAGAGCAGCAGACTGGGGATCTCTGCCTCAAGGCGGGGTTTGAACGATGATGCGAGCAGTTCTTCTGGTCGTGACGAAGGGCCCGCGACCGGGTCGGGACCGGCTTCGGAGGGAGCAGCAAACTCTGGCGGCAAGGCCGGTGGACCAGGACAGTTGCCGGGCGGGAAGCCGTACAGAGGACAGGGGACTGCAAGTTTCCCGATCGGCGGAGCACAGCCAGCAGGTTGCGGCGGTGAGGTGCtagagggagaaaggcggggagGACATCGCGGAGGTTCACTCAGCCACTTTCACCTTTCGCATGGACATCAGTATCGCGGGGGAGGCCGGGGGGGGCGCCATCGCCATGGACACCACCAACGCCACCGCTTCGACACGCACCAATCCCTGCACCGCTTGCACCAGTCTGGCGTAGTCCCAGCGACGGCAGATGCTTTGAAAGGCACTCCACTAGGCGTTCCTGTTGTAGCTGCGACAGCTGGAGGACCACCGTATGGCATTGCTCCAGGCGTCACGCCTTACGGTTCTCTCTGCCAGCAGCAAGCGTATCCGTACGCGTTGAACTACACCACCAATCTGGCGGCCTGTGGAGGGCTGCAtgctgcagctgcggcagTCGCTGCGGCCGCTGTGGCTCAGCAGCACCAGCATCTTGAAGTGGCGGCGAAAGTTGCGGGGACGCCGCTGTACCCGGGTGTCGATCCGTACCTCGGCGCGCCGTATAATTCGAACTTCCCTGGAGGGGGCATTCCGTACTCGGCATCGGTACCCGCTGGTGCGTACGCAACTGCGGGTCCAAGCTCATCGGGGACCGCAGGTTGCGCTTCCGCTCCGTTCACACCGGCGTCCCGTCCCTATTCCCCTCCGGGTGGGCCGTACTCGGCTAGGACGGCTAGCACAACTGGAGCAACGCCTTCGCCACAAACGTCGTACAGCGGCCACGGCAatcttcccttttccccgccCTGCCCGGGCTCTAGTCCCCGGGGGTCTCCAGACCGGGAAACAGCGACTCCGTCGGCAGTTTTGCATGCGGCCGCAACAGGGACTATGTATCCAGGCGGCACGCCGACGGCCGAGATcggcgcgggcgcggcgAGGGCCGCTGGAGATCCGGGGAGCTTTGCCTCTGCGACTCAATATTCACACGGGCAGTTAGCCGGCGCAACGACAAACGCGGTCTACAGCGCAATTCCTGGATCTGCGGTGAATCCAAGCGGAGAAACTGCGGGGATGTGCCACGGGGAATGCCTGTCGGCTGCAGCTCAAGCAGGGACTGAGGGATCCGGCTGGATGACTCCTGGGTGCGGCAGAGTCTCGGACAGACTTCGGCAAACAGGAGCTATGGACAGGGCGTCTCTCGGATCGCTGTTGTCGACCGGTTTGACTGTGCCAGCCAGCGGTGCGAGCATGGTGGACCGGGCCAGCGTTCCGGATCACCCAATCGCCATGTGTGCAATACCGGGTGTCGCGACAGGAGCTTCATTTTGCCAGTGGGCCACCGGTTCAGCCTCTCCTGCAGGTTTACCAGGAACCGCGGGCCCCGCCATTTCGCCGTTCTACGTGCCGACGTCAACCTACCCCGTGTATCCCGCCACGCACGCGCCTGCCGTGGCGAGGATGCAGCACTTGACTGAAATCGACACTGGCGTCGGGAGGGAAAACAGTGTACAGAGCGAATGA